CACTAATCACCTTGTGATTCTGCGATTTACAATTTTTAGCTGACCTCTGACACTGCATATGTATGGTTATGTATAAAGCAGCATACCAATGTTCGTGTAGGTTGTGAGGTTTCACAAAAAGAAGAGGGCTTTATAAGATTTTTCTttcctccttttttttttacaaTTTTGAATCACACTATTCCAAACCACTCATCTGACAACATCTTTAAAAGACGCGCAGCTCTAAGTAAAACGAAAATTATGGCGTGCAGGTTAAGCGTTTGCTGGATCAGCAGTGACCGCGGCACACCATGGTTCACGTAGCTACTCCTTGCTTTACTCCCATTCACACCGAAGACTGATCCGTCGCAGTCACGGTGTCGATCTCCGTACGCAGATGACGCGAGGATGCTTTCTCCTTCGCTGAGGCATCTCCAGACTTCCCACCGACTTTCCGAATCCAGGTTGCCTCGATGGATCGATCGCGAGAGCCTTTTGAGTTGGGGGCTGATCTGAACATAGCCCGCCCGCCCTACTTCAGTTAGAACTTCGGTGCCGCGTTGTGCCGTGCGGCTGCGTACTGAAACCCCGCGTGCATCCCACGCCGTGACAGGCGAAGAGACCTCCTCCCAACTGAAAAGTAACCGAAAACAGGGCAGGTGTCCAGGAGCAGTGAAAGCATCACCGCCCCTCAAGGGTTGCTGGGAACTGACGCGGTGTGTGGTGCCCTGGCTTGACGGCTAGCGTTAGCATTAGACTCGCCATCTATAAATACTCGCTGATCATCTCCTAGCTCGATCGCCCTCTATCTCTCTCCACACCCACGTAGAGACTAGAGAGACAGGCTCGGGGTGCATCGAGCTCGCGGTAGATCATCTTCATCGAAGGGTCAGTCACGTTCTTGGTCTCGGCGAAGTCTGCGCAAACATGCAGCAGGCCGCCGGCACCACCACCACGACGACGACGGAGATCTGGCAGTGGCAGTGCGCCGTGTGCCGAGCTGACTGGAAGATGCTGCGCCAGGTGACCACCAGCTGCTGCCCGCACGGTGGCAGCCGCTGCTGCCAGGGTGCTCCGCCGCTATCAGCAGCAAGCCCTCCACTTCCTCCTCatcaccaccaccgccgccatcaccATCATCTTCATCAAGAGGAGGTTAGTTTCGAGCAAACCTTGTAGTACATTCCATTTCTAACTAGACTAAATACAACAAGATTGCTGTTCATCAACAAGATAACAAGCTTTGTTCCGTGTATACGTCGCAGGGTAACAGAGCTTTGGCTGCCGACGAGGGATCATCCAACGCCGGACGCAAGACCACCACCACTCTGAACCCTGCCCCTCCCGCCGTTGCGCAGGCCTGCTGGGTTCCGGACCCGTACCTGATGGTGCAGCAGCTCAGAGAGTTCGAGCCGCTCAACGACGAGGTGGTCGCGCTCAGGGCGCAGCTCCAGGAGTACGCGGGGGAGATCGAGAGGAGCATCGAGAGGGACGGAGACGGGACGAACTGGTTCCTCGCTCTCCCGGCCAGCGTCAGGGACGTCCTCGTCATGGCCAGGGACGCCATCGAGGCGTTCATCGCCATCTCCGCTGCTGCGCCCGCGAACTAAGCAGCTATACAGTTATACAAATGTTGTGGTTGATCGTTTGCCATTAGCAATAACCATTAACAACAGGACTATAATTTTCCAAAAAAAGGAAGGATTCTAATTAAACTCCCTAGTTCGGTCAGGTGCCGGCTGCTACATTGATGCTAGTGAAATCTGGAAACCAAGAAAAGGATCATCCTGCGCAGATGCCCATTAGTCCTGCCGCATACTCTACTTTGAGGCATTTGATAACACCTTCAAGCTGTCTCTAAACATTTTGGCTGATGCCCATAAAAAATTCTGAGCTCCAGCAAATTTCACCAGACTGAATACAACAGTAGGAATTACAGAAAAATATGGAAAACAATAACAGAAAACCCCACAACGGCTGGAAAGCACGATTCATCATTCAGTCACAAGCCAATTACGGTATCATAGGACTAACATCAAACGAGAAATTGCAGGTGAAATCTAATCTTCCAGCTTAGACAGCGAAAGCAGACAGACATGCGCAAACCTGACAGAATTCCAAGCTTAACTTCAACCTGCATCCAATTCAAGGTGACTGGATGATGGATGCACCATCTTAGTCAACATTCATCGCACCAGAATGGTAGTTGTCAAGCTCCTTGTCCAATTGTTCCGCTGATTTCTCCACGTTTCCCTTGCGCACATAGCCACGTCCACGGCCTTGGCCAAAGCTACTACGCCCACGGCCACGCCCGCGACCACGCACTTGTCCTCCCCCTCTTTGGGTAAAACCTCCGCGCACTTGTCCTCCCCCTCTTTGAGCAAAACCTCCACGCTTCCACCTGAACATGGCACAATGATTACAAAAAGTCAGTTACTATCAAATGGAAAAGCATGGACTGTAGATGATGGAATCTTGCATTCTACTATGAATATCTTCAGAGTTTTTCTGCCAGTTGATAAAATAAAGATCCTCAGACAACCTCAAAACATGATAGACGGGAGCTTAAAAATACTTTTGACAAGATATACTTTTTTTGTACTTCAGGTTACATTGGATGGAGTTAGTTGCTAGTTACTCTCATATGCCATGTGGTACTACCACAAGAAGAATGCTCCATTTATACATGACAGACTGAAGCCTATCCACAGCCCGCAACCACCAAATAATTTTAAAGACCAAATCTGCCACAACCACACATGATTTCATAGATTTTAAGAAATACCTGCTTAAACACCACTAACAGTTGACTACTAGTTTGAATGGTTCTTTGGTAACATTTCTAATGCTCTAGTGTCTCAGTTGGAAAGCTGTGAGATCTGCAATTCTAATGAGCTAAGAAAATATATAGCCATGAGAACCTACCCGGGAAGCGAACTAGATGAGCCAGCTGCACCTCGACCAAACCCACTTCCACCAGGCCTGAAAATAGACATGTCccaaaaaaaaggaagaaagtTAGAATTACTACAACATGACTGGTGAATCCAACAGTAAATGCCTCATTTAAGCCACACTGCCAAAGAAGAGGCATACATCATTACAACTTCTCTCTGTCCTCTTCCCCTTGCACCAGGAACAACACTAATCCGgggtgcagcagcagcagatatACCCAAATCTGCTCCTATCACTTCAATCTTCATTGCCTTCCCATCAAGGCGCACATTATTATATCGTTTCAGCGCCGCAAGCGCTTCGCTTCTCCTGGTGAATATCACCTCGGCAGAACCCTATTTAAGAATATCCATGAACAAACCAGTGAATAAATAAATTTAGTATAGATTAGCATGTTTCTGTTTCTGTTAAGCAATTACACAGCACAAATATACTATCATTATTGACTAGCTAGAGATTACAGCCTCCAATCTCAAAATACAAGTCATTTAGGTTTTTCTTATGTCAAACCTTTTTAATCTTGACCACCATTAGCTAAAAGATCATATAGATTAACAAAGGCTGATGTTACCAGATTCACCATGAAAAACATTTTAACAATAACTCTTCTATTTTAACAATAACTCTTTCTATAGATTTAGCTAGTCAAAGTGGCGTATTGTAGACCATGTCAATGTcctaagttttaacagaaacaCCTGAATACTTTGTAAAGTTTGGGCAGGTAGAGGTTGACTGGTTAATTAAACATGTCTTTTTGTTGAAAGTGGTTAATTAAATACACAACTGAGAATTACGGCTGTCCTAATAACAAAACAAATTCTAAATGCACGTTTCAAtttgagtttttttaaaaaaaaagtaaTAGTACTGTAATTATTTTTGTTTGATGCACATGTGTGGTTTTACTTTTCCCATAGATGGATGGAGGTGGAGTGATGCATGTGATCATTACTGGCAATATGCCAGGAAACAGAAGACAATGTCACAAACTAATAAAAAAACAGCTGAAGTAAGAAAAATACACTTGCAGGAAATCTGAAAAAACAAAGGAACTAAAGGACTACTTTGAATGACTAGGCAAATATGCCCGTGCATTGCTACAGACAAAGTTGGTATAAGTATCGGATACGTATAGTTGCTCGTACGTTAATTTGTAGGGATCTACGTGATTGAGTCGTGGACGGAGGGCTGGTCCAACTCGCATACACGATGGACTAAGGCCCACCTGTCAATGACATAAGGCGGACCAAACCAAAAATTTTGGTGGAAATATTACGTGCTTTAGAAATAGGTATAGAATAGACTAGTATGGTGCAATAGACTAAATTCCAGTAGGTTATAATACCCCATGTCCATCCCATCAAACTTTATAGAATCGATTAAAGCAATATCCAAGCCCTAAACATGCAATTAACATTCCAGTATGTCTTAGGGCAGAAGGGACATGTACTTGTAATATACTATGAGAAAACAACCAAGCATGAATATGCGAAACAGCAGAAATATTCCCTAAAAAAACAGCAGAAAGATTGTAAAAACATCATTTGTCAAAATCTCTGTTCAAAAACACAAAGCTAGGCGATCCAGCACAGCTTCAACTAGCACCTAGGTGTTTTCCAATTTTCTCCACTTTTGTGTGTTAGATCCTGTTTGGTAGAGCTCTGCTCCCAGCTTCTTTGGAGCGGATTCCATGGAGCTATACCAAACGGTTAGGACACAACTTGATTCTGGTGGGGAGCAAACAAGAATCACTTCTCCATTTACACTACGAGCTGGGAGCTAAAAAATCCGCTCCCCTTGAACCCTGTTCATTTTACACCAGAATCACTTCTCATCTGCTACCCACCAGAATCACTCTATTAGAGAATCCAGGAGTTAGAGCTGAAGAATCAGGTAGTGGAGCTCTGCCAAAACTGGTCCTTAATATACAATATTTCCTAGTTTCCCCATTTTCCTACATCAATATGCCAAAATTACAGCACCTAGGCGCTAGGCAGAGCCTGATTGCCTGCCTTGTGCCTAGCGTTTTTTGAAACATTGATCAAAATCATTATAAACAGcagatttaaaatagaagtattACTGATTTGAAGTGTCAATTTCAAAAACTACATGGTTTAAAAATTGCATCAGAAAACTATGTGTTTAGTGTGTAACATATCACAGAAAAAGAACCAAGCAAGCTTTAGAGAGACTCACAGTTGGGTGTCTATTATTGTCGTAGTGAACAGCACAGTGCTTCAAATGACCCATTTCAGAAAAAAGCTCCTGAAGCAATATTGTTGATAGACAAACATCAGCTTCAGAAATGCTGAACATGAACGGGACTGTCAGATATCGTAGTACGAAGATGAGGATCCAGCTACCTGTATATCTTCCCTTGTCACTCCATAGTGCAAGTTTGAAATGTACAGTTTTGTACCAGATTCTATCCCAGAAAGCCCAGCTGCCACCATGCTATCCTCAAACAGATCATGTCTCCACACAAAATCCTTTGCTTTATTGAATGACTGATATTCCATGCCATGCATGTCCAGATTGTGACGAGAAAGTATTAGCATAAAATCACAAAACTCATCAATCCACAGTACTTGATGAGGCAACTAGCATCAGCGAAATCATAAAACTCTAAACCATTGCATAGAAATGGTGCTATTTCTGTATAAATCAAAGGCCTTATCCACAGATTAATATGTGGCCCATCAGCATGCTGACAACAAGTAGACACAATGTTTTCAGTTTGAACTTTGAAGCATTAACCAGCAAAAACCAACATATATCTCGCCACCCATACTCAGGAGAAAAGGGCCAGGTCTCTGGTACTTCGAAATGAGAAACCCATTGGATCCTCTTTGAAGCTCCACAGTTTAAAGGTAGCAGATATGGCCTGAATTGAACCATTGGGCTGTCCCCTTTTAACAAATTTATAGCCACTTCTTCTCAGGTACCTACTATAATTTGGATTCTTGAAGGTATACAGAAAAACAGTGATAGTTTTGTGCTTGCCTTGGCAATAGCAAAGGATGAAGACCGAGTATTAACACCAAGTGGCCTTCGCGAAGGCACCCCAAGTCCCCTTCCACGGAAGGTGCCAGTACCACGCCCACGCCATGAGCCACGAGCCAATCTTTGGCCATCACTTCTGCCTCGACCCCCTCCTTGTCCCCTGcctcttccccttcccctcccATTTCTGCTCTTAATTAAATCATCCagtggaacatccaaagatgttGCCATTCAAGACAAAAACTTGAGGCCCAAAGTTAAGAACACAACCCTGCATAGGAGAAAACAATATCAGTATCTTGATTGTTCAGCTGAACACAGTAGACCAGGCAATCACACGCTTGCACACAATAGAGATAATCGCAGCCTTAAGGTTACCTCCATTTTTCACTTCTTTGGTATGATTAAGATATTAATATTATAAAAACAAAGTATGCAGCCAAGCATTTTGAAGTTAAAGAAAATCTCCAGCCTTGGATTTTATACGATTAGGACAcatggaaactttagttgccaCCTTATTCTTCCACACTTATCATCATGTTTCTTATAAATTTGTCTCCGACTTTTCACACATAAACAATTTGGTATGGCAATCATAAGCTTCCAAGTTACAGTATCAGGCATCATAAAAAAATTCAGTAATTTTTAAAATATCACAGTATCAGGCACCCTGATAGCATAGAAGTAAAATGGGAAAAATGATAATTTGAACAAACACCAGGTTTATTACAATAACATTTCCGAACCTCTACAATACCTATTGCATGTTCTCATGTTAGAACACACAAACAAACTGGAAACACTCCAAACAAAGAGTTTGCGCAGCGCGATAGCATCTATATTGATATAGGGGCGAATTTGTCCCCGCAATATAAGTTAGACTCAGATAATGCAAGACAAGGGAGCTAATCACTCCTTTTGTCTGGCACATGTTGTAATCATTAGGCAGTTAAGGCCTATATCCTAATATCTTTCTTTCTTCTAGTAATTGGTAGAAGCTAGCAATTACAGAACGTTCAGACTTGAAATTTATACATACATGTAATTTGATCTTTAAATATTTTTTTCTGCAGTACTTGCCAGCAAAACAAGTTTTGACTAAAACTCGAAGTTAGCAAATCTCAACCGAAACAAGGCACTTATGTCAAATGTTGTGCACCCCTGAGAACATGGTCAAAATAGAACATTCAACAGTAATTACTAGCTATCCTTGTGGTAAAACATAGTTGATTCCATCACTCCTGATCTCTAAAAGAACAAAAGATAATTTGCATTAAGGTCCTGTTTGGATCCATAGACTAAACTTTAGGCTCATTAGGTAAACCAAACAGGTGGACTAAATGTAGACCAAAGTTTAGTTGCACCcaaactaaagtttagtccattAGTCCTCAAAACTCATCTAATTTGACTAAACCAACCAGAGAACTGGGAAAAGACCAAACTACCTCTCACTACACGCAGGCAGGCACAACAGCAGCATAATCCAAGGGCAAAAAGGACATTTCTATATTTCTATATGTATCCCACCTAAAGTTTAGTCCATGGATCCAAACAATcatggactaaagtttagtcaccTAAATTTTAGTCCTAGGTGATCGAAACAGGGCCTGGCCTAAGACATGAATGTACACCAATCTGGATCGGTAGTACGGGATACAATGTAATTTAGCAGAACTAGCTACCACCTTAGTTTGCGCGCTTCATCAACAATGTACACAGTGCCTGATCTGATCACTAAAGTGAAGAAAATTGCAGCTCTACACTTCTGCTAGTAGTACCTACAAATCAATCGTTCTGCCTATACTAAAATCAAGCAGGTATTTGGAAGAACGATAAACAAAAGGAGATCCACGCACCTGAGGGTGGCAGGACGCTGCGGGATCTGGACGGCCGCGGGACAGTGACGGCAGATGGGGCCGGGGTCGATTCCGTCacgcggcgaggaggggccgACGGGGTGACGAGGTGAAGGGCTCTCTTGAGGGCTTCCTGTGGGCGACAGCGGGAAGTGCGATCCCCGCAGCCGGCCGCCGGCAGCGAGAGCTTGCGTTGGTCTCGGGGGTGCGGCGAGAAACGAGGTGCCGTGCCGGCGCGCTGGATGGCTCTTGGGTCGGCCGATTCCTGGAGGGGTGGTGATAGGTTTCGGCCGGGGCCGGGACGGCGAGCGGCGAGCCAGCGACTCGGCGAGTCGTCTCCTCGTCGAGGAGAGAGAGGAGTGGGGCTTTGGTGTGGGGCCAGGGGATTGGGTTCTTTTTGGTGCGTGGTTTTCCTTCCTGACTTCCTCCGCTGGGTGGGGTCCACGTAAATGTGCGGGGTCCAAACTTAGGCCCAACGAGCGTCCCCACCGTGCCAGGCTTCCAGCCCCATCTTGTAAAGGCCCACCACGTGAAGGCCCAGTAAGCTATCATTTCACCGACGGGCGGCGGGCCTTCACTCCTAGGCGGCAGCCTGTAGCGAcgggaattttttttaaaaaaggtttaaaaaaattaaaattcgaaaaaggggtggcagttgggaaaaatttgaaaaatgggtgcctcccgcccaatcatcgggcgggaggcgtggggccggggacatcccgcccaaccagagGGCGGGATGCTCAAAAAGCTTTTTGCAGGCCCCCCCCCCGAGGgccccttcgcgaataagaaagtttcttattcgcgaaggggtCCCTGAGGcagcatcccgcccggccagagggcgggaggcatcccgcccgatCAGTGGGCGGGATGTTGAGAGCcatttttttgttattttcctttggaatttatgatttacaatctatttgaaattcagactgttttcaaatgcaatattgattcgccatactcttttgtatacatataaaattttaattcaattttacgaagaaaattgctctatctaaaattcgtatgaagatggttaaatgataacgttttgcaacgtagaatccgaatattacgacagtacgatagatcaaccgattaaaaagaaaatagtatcatacaaaaacagttcaaatataaaaagttcaccaaatcaggagtatctactgCGCATGTCCCGGACCTTGCGCTCTCTTGGGCCTCCCgcccctagtcctaggccgtcggcgtatgtggtcctccgagtacgtaaatgcatctggagcacggtgaggacgaggcggaggaggtgcaggtgtgaaggggtcatcctgggactgtgcacctggagcaTCATATGTCTGggatggaccaatgatgtcaggctcggcgccgccgcccaccagctctgaccaagtggcggagccgccctcccagtcgtcccagtccggcacaccgaatggaccaccgtatgcaggagctcccgtcgaccatgcatgctgagcataGCCATAAGAATACGGTGCAGCTGGCCTCGAGcctgacgggagagacgttcctggagcataggcgccaaacgtctgaggctccattcttgcaggaggaggtcccattgccgtcgagtgcatgactacaaaaagaaatgaaattagtcgtgtaaatcataggtgattgaaatggcaattatgaagaacttacagcttgaattagcggcagtaccgctggacgctgcgtgcggtgctgtagaggtcgacgggccggctgtgtacacgtgggcggacgcatgagatgaactggaggtccccacgtcgtctctgccgcgatacgtcagtgcacgtaacgctcgcgtcaagctgTATTGAATCTTACGGAAGCTGTCcttgtactgtgcctccggtacacgcactccacgttcaatcaacgtgatctgagatgtagcttcgacctccgcgaagttgatcagatcgatctgcatacgtaatgggatgCAGATTACTATTAGTATCGATCTTTTagaaaaaagatttaataattcaagttgcgaaacacgtaccgcgccacgctggtcctgatcacggtacgagggatacgtgtcagaaatggtcggctggtgctgatcctccgcgtcatgaatacgtgaaagagtgacgtacggacgtgtgcgaaggaggtaccagcggaggtatgcgtcGTATGACGTGTCCGTGTGTGGGTGCCattcgtcccacacatcgtcacgtGCGTGAAGCCACCCTTGCACGTACTCCTGCATCTTGACGACCCAGTTcacctcgttggcatgatatcccctgcgcgaatatctgttgcgaacatttgaaattcaacattgctttatgataacgaatatataagtcatacaaaacgagttatcacaaacttactcgtgtacgttgcgcggcacggcctggaacgctcgaggtacGAGAGGAAActgctgtcgtcgcccgaactgtctcatcacacgctcgacgcaatacggctcgacgagaatatcgaacactaggttcgcctttgtcagCCAGTACTCCTCGTCATGCGTGCAGAGGGAAGACAGCCCATGCGGCGCACGTGTGCCGTTCATCGAtgtgcgcgtcaaggagctctggTGTCTGCACCATAtctacatgaaaaatataagtaccgtaagacacattcctacaaacaattaaaaatactataaactatttataatagaactaccctacgaaatatttctaaaaactattcaaatttctgaaacctattcgaaatataactaccctaagaaatatatctaaaaaatactgcaattataaaaactattcaaaatataactaccctaaaaaatatatctaaaaactactgcaattataaaaactattcaaaatataactaacctaagaaatatatctaaaaacaattgaagatactaaaaactatttataacatAACTACCCTacgaaatatttctaaaactattcaaatttctgaaacctattcgaaatataactaccctatgaaatatatctaaaaactactgcaattataaaaactattcgaaatataactatcctaacgaatatatctaaaaactactgcaattataaaaactattcaaaatataactaccctaagaaatatatctaaaaacaattgaaaatactaaaaactatttattaCAGAACtagcctaagaaatatttctaaaaactattaaaaatactgaattctacgtataactactctaacaaatattcataaaaaataattaataattatacctccaaaccgacgtgtggacagggcttcgccgcttcctctcctctcctcctctcctctcctcccctcctttttcttttttgttgatttttgatgaattttatgagaattaggggggGCTTAAATAGGTGGTGGGgagacatcccgcccgttggaagggcgggTTGCCGCTCCCggcgacctcccgcccgttgggggggcgggatgcccctcgccAGAACGTCCCGCCCGCTGGGAGGGCGGGATGTCCCTcgagggacctcccgcccgctggaacGGCTGGAGGCCCAGAacgtcccgcccgttgggcgggcgggaggtccctcgGAAGACCCCCCGTCCGTTGGAACGGCGGGATGTTGCCTattttcgcgaagaggcccctgcgaAGAGGTTTTCCTCCCCCCGCCGGCCCCCCGCCCGTTGGGTGGGCGGCAACTCTCATCCCGCCCTTTCATTGGGCGGGAGGCCCCCATTTTTCGAAATATTCCaaaccggcacccctttttcaaattttaatttttttttaacCCTTTCTTAAAAAAAATTCGTAGCGACGGCACGGAGCAGCAGCCAGCGAGCATGCAAGCGAAGGCGACAGGTTCCCAACACTCCCAGTGACGCGCTCGTGCCGGAAAGGCGCCGGTTCCGCGCCGAAGTTTCTGGCCTTGGCTTCGAAGGAACCCGCGGGGCCGCGCGCCCagcctcctctctcccgcagGGACGAGTCTTCCCTGACTTTGGGCCCGGCCCCACGCGGAGGGACCAAAGTCAGAGGAACCATTTCCCGCCCGCAGCGGGTCTCCACTTCCACATGACGTGACGAAAG
The genomic region above belongs to Panicum hallii strain FIL2 chromosome 4, PHallii_v3.1, whole genome shotgun sequence and contains:
- the LOC112889753 gene encoding uncharacterized protein LOC112889753, with product MQQAAGTTTTTTTEIWQWQCAVCRADWKMLRQVTTSCCPHGGSRCCQGAPPLSAASPPLPPHHHHRRHHHHLHQEEGNRALAADEGSSNAGRKTTTTLNPAPPAVAQACWVPDPYLMVQQLREFEPLNDEVVALRAQLQEYAGEIERSIERDGDGTNWFLALPASVRDVLVMARDAIEAFIAISAAAPAN
- the LOC112889752 gene encoding THO complex subunit 4D-like; the protein is MATSLDVPLDDLIKSRNGRGRGRGRGQGGGRGRSDGQRLARGSWRGRGTGTFRGRGLGVPSRRPLGVNTRSSSFAIAKSFNKAKDFVWRHDLFEDSMVAAGLSGIESGTKLYISNLHYGVTREDIQELFSEMGHLKHCAVHYDNNRHPTGSAEVIFTRRSEALAALKRYNNVRLDGKAMKIEVIGADLGISAAAAPRISVVPGARGRGQREVVMMPGGSGFGRGAAGSSSSLPGWKRGGFAQRGGGQVRGGFTQRGGGQVRGRGRGRGRSSFGQGRGRGYVRKGNVEKSAEQLDKELDNYHSGAMNVD